A portion of the Melanotaenia boesemani isolate fMelBoe1 chromosome 2, fMelBoe1.pri, whole genome shotgun sequence genome contains these proteins:
- the rtbdn gene encoding retbindin codes for MAVMSPPLLPICIYLAAVLIGGTHSEGVCLQDGKHKATPSPEPHLTECGLYADNSCCTEEDIQDIAHVPSVSNKNEPWDKCGPLSTECEGFLKRVSCFYRCSPDASRWPHPHRRSYIQAVPLCHSFCRDWFDACRMDMTCARNWARDPRGQNCTGTCVQYQQMYQHGRDLCESLWGDAFMTVEDDPQEVGETGDFGAEGRPCGCLTLSPSDKDVIAALRAQQDDPEELDTTKTGLPQYRAPCKAKLAVQPKVGRKGNSVLRKRSVEVEDVEGSGSGL; via the exons ATGGCTGTCATGTCTCCACCTCTACTACCTATTTGCATTTACCTGGCGGCTGTGCTGATTGGAGGAACCCACTCGGAGGGGGTCTGTCTTCAAGATGGCAAGCACAAGGCCACACCCAGCCCAGAGCCGCACCTGACTGAGTGTGGGCTGTACGCTGACA ATAGCTGCTGCACCGAAGAAGACATTCAGGACATTGCCCATGTTCCCTCTGTCAGCAATAAGAATGAACCCTGGGACAAGTGTGGACCTTTGAGCACTGA GTGTGAGGGTTTTCTGAAGCGTGTGTCATGTTTTTACCGATGCTCCCCTGATGCATCCCGCTGGCCTCATCCTCATCGCCGCTCCTATATCCAAGCCGTGCCACTCTGCCACAGCTTCTGCCGTGATTG GTTTGATGCTTGCAGAATGGACATGACATGTGCTCGTAACTGGGCCAGAGACCCAAGAGGACAGAACTGCACTGGAACCTGCGTTCAGTATCAGCAG ATGTACCAGCACGGCAGGGATCTCTGCGAGAGCCTGTGGGGTGATGCCTTCATGACCGTGGAGGACGACCCGCAGGAAGTCGGAGAAACTGGAGACTTCGGAGCAGAGGGTCGCCCCTGCGGCTGCCTGACCCTCAGTCCCTCAGACAAGGATGTGATCGCCGCCCTCAGGGCCCAGCAGGACGACCCAGAAGAGCTGGATACCACCAAGACCGGCTTACCTCAGTACAGAGCTCCGTGCAAGGCTAAGCTGGCCGTGCAGCCCAAAGTTGGCAGGAAGGGAAACTCTGTGTTGCGCAAGCGCTCAGTTGAAGTTGAAGATGTGGAAGGGAGTGGGAGCGGTTTGTAG
- the junbb gene encoding junB proto-oncogene, AP-1 transcription factor subunit b: protein MSTKMEQPFYHDESFLPPYDHSDAAMHDYKLLKQNMNLNLTEPYRLPKSQLRAEADPYQGVQQDVGSLKLASPELERLIIQNSNGVITTPTPGQYFYNRGITDEQEGFAEGFVKALDELHKMNQMPPPNVSIGAGGVTTCSAAASSVYGTALQPETPIYTTLNAFCPNTSLSSASSFPTATISYLPPHQQSHSQTSTHGAHHFQHTLQSSGLHPQRLVSLKEEPQTVPDLLSSDGSPPMSPIDLETQERIKAERKRLRNRLAATKCRRRKLERIARLEEKVKVLKNDNAGLSNRASELRDQVAQLKQKVLTHVSSGCQLMLTSKMEAF from the coding sequence ATGTCTACAAAGATGGAACAGCCTTTTTATCATGACGAGTCTTTTCTGCCGCCTTACGACCACTCAGATGCTGCAATGCACGACTACAAACTGCTAAAGCAGAATATGAATTTGAACTTGACAGAGCCCTATCGCCTCCCGAAATCGCAGCTGAGAGCCGAGGCAGACCCGTACCAGGGGGTGCAGCAGGACGTGGGGTCCCTGAAGCTCGCATCCCCAGAACTAGAGAGGCTCATCATCCAAAACAGTAACGGTGTGATCACCACTCCCACCCCGGGACAGTACTTCTACAACCGGGGCATCACCGATGAGCAGGAGGGTTTCGCTGAGGGGTTTGTGAAAGCGCTGGACGAGCTCCACAAGATGAACCAGATGCCCCCTCCGAATGTGTCCATCGGAGCCGGTGGAGTTACGACGTGTTCGGCGGCGGCCTCTAGCGTCTACGGCACCGCCTTGCAGCCGGAAACTCCTATCTACACAACACTGAACGCCTTCTGCCCGAACACGAGTCTCTCTTCCGCATCTAGTTTCCCCACAGCCACCATCAGCTACCTGCCGCCTCACCAACAGAGCCACTCGCAGACGTCGACACACGGCGCCCACCACTTCCAGCACACTCTCCAGAGCTCCGGGCTCCATCCGCAGCGACTCGTCAGCCTAAAAGAGGAACCTCAGACCGTGCCTGACCTCCTAAGCAGCGACGGTTCGCCTCCAATGTCCCCGATCGACTTGGAGACGCAAGAGCGAATCAAGGCGGAGCGCAAGCGGCTGAGGAACCGACTCGCGGCAACCAAATGCCGGAGGCGCAAGCTGGAGCGCATCGCACGGCTTGAGGAAAAGGTGAAAGTTTTGAAGAATGACAACGCGGGGCTCTCCAACAGGGCGTCGGAGCTTCGGGATCAGGTCGCTCAGCTCAAACAGAAGGTCCTGACACACGTGAGCAGCGGCTGTCAACTGATGCTTACTAGCAAAATGGaagcattttaa